In the Brassica napus cultivar Da-Ae chromosome A7, Da-Ae, whole genome shotgun sequence genome, one interval contains:
- the LOC106354531 gene encoding protein TIFY 10B encodes MSSSAECWEFSGERKRLLEKKPSFSQTCSRLSRYLKEKGSFGDLSLGMTCNGGGNVAVTRQQPTMMNLFPVEDSSDVKQKNDVIPRQSSFSSSSSSGAKEEVEKITETKSVKVESQSSAPLTIFYGGQVMVFDDFPVEKAKQVIDLAHKGSAKSFTAELNIAKNNHKEIASTTPVPVPSPVKTAAPEPIQTNKSSLACELPIARRASLHRFLEKRKDRISSKAPYQIDGSTEASSKPSTALLGSQ; translated from the exons ATGTCGAGTTCTGCCGAGTGTTGGGAGTTTTCCGGCGAGAGGAAGAGGTTGCTCGAGAAGAAGCCGAGCTTCTCGCAGACATGTAGTCGATTGAGTCGGTATCTCAAGGAGAAGGGTAGCTTCGGAGATCTGAGCTTAGGGATGACTTGCAATG GAGGAGGTAACGTCGCTGTGACACGTCAGCAGCCCACGATGATGAATCTCTTCCCCGTTGAAGATTCCTCAGACGTAAAACAGAAGAACGATGTGATTCCTCGGCAATcaagcttctcttcttcttcgtcctctGGAGCCAAGGAAGAAGTGGAGAAGATCACAGAGACTAA ATCTGTGAAGGTGGAGTCTCAGTCTTCTGCTCCGTTGACTATATTCTACGGCGGTCAAGTTATGGTCTTTGATGATTTTCCTGTTGAGAAAGCCAAGCAAGTCATTGACTTGGCTCACAAGGGAAGTGCTAAAAGCTTCACAGCTGAACTGAACATAGCCAAGAATAATCATAAAGAGATTGCTTCCACTACCCCAGTTCCAGTTCCTAGTCCTGTGAAAACAGCAGCACCAGAGCCTATCCAGACCAACAAGTCCTCTTTAGCTTGCG AACTCCCAATTGCTAGAAGAGCTTCACTTCATCGATTCCTTGAGAAGAGAAAGGATAG GATTTCATCAAAGGCACCGTACCAGATAGATGGTTCAACCGAAGCATCTTCCAAGCCTAGCACAGCTTTGCTCGGTTCCCAGTAA